The nucleotide window AGCGACAGCCTCCGAAGTCCACGGCGCGTCGCGCACAGGTCCTGCAAGGATCGGGCAGCCATTCGTCGCCACGGAATCGGTTGAATCCCGCTGAATGGCGCCAGATATCCGCAAGCCGGCGCTGCGTGACATGCTCGAAGCGCAATCCTGGTACCGTATGCGCAAGATGGCAGGGCAATGCGAGCCCTTCCGGATTGATCACGATGAACCGGCGCCCCCATCCTTCCATGCAAGATTTGGGATACTCCGTGTAATAGTCGGGCGTGACGAAGAGCACTTCCATTCTGCCGCGAAGACGCGTTTTGGCCTCAGCCGCAACGGTTCGCGCGCGCTCGATTTGTTCCCGAGCGGGCAGGAGCGCGACACGATTCTTCAATGCCCATCCCAGATATTGCGTATTCGCCAACTCGAGCCGCTCGGCGGAGACACGTTCCGCCAGAGCGATGATCTCTTCGATTTCAGAAATATTTTCTCGATGGAGCGCGACGTTCAGGGTCAAGGGAAGTTCGAGCGACACGGCCCATCGCATGGCCTCCAGCTTGCGGCTGAAGGATGTCGCTCCGGCGATTCGGTCCGATGCGGACGATCTCGTGCTTTGAATAGATATTTGCACACTATCCAGACCCAGCGCGCGAAGTCGGGAGAGCCGCTCGAATGTAAGTGGAATACCGCTCGTAATGAGGTTCGTATAGAGGTCGAGCTTGCGGGCCTCCTCGACAAGCCGTTCCAAATCATCCCGCAACAACGGCTCGCCTCCCGTGAGGTTGAGTTGAACCACGCCAAGTTCTTCGGCTTCCTGAAAGACCCGCATCCAGGTGTCGGCGTCGATTTCGCTCTCATGCCCTACAAGGTCCGACGGATTCGAACAATAGGGGCAGTGAAGCGGGCACCGATAGGTCAGTTCGGCGATCAACGTATAGGGGCGATACGTGTTGTTCATGTCGCGCATCGAAGCAGGCC belongs to Candidatus Nitrospira nitrificans and includes:
- the pqqE gene encoding pyrroloquinoline quinone biosynthesis protein PqqE; its protein translation is MNNTYRPYTLIAELTYRCPLHCPYCSNPSDLVGHESEIDADTWMRVFQEAEELGVVQLNLTGGEPLLRDDLERLVEEARKLDLYTNLITSGIPLTFERLSRLRALGLDSVQISIQSTRSSASDRIAGATSFSRKLEAMRWAVSLELPLTLNVALHRENISEIEEIIALAERVSAERLELANTQYLGWALKNRVALLPAREQIERARTVAAEAKTRLRGRMEVLFVTPDYYTEYPKSCMEGWGRRFIVINPEGLALPCHLAHTVPGLRFEHVTQRRLADIWRHSAGFNRFRGDEWLPDPCRTCARRAVDFGGCRCQAFHLIGDAGMTDPACSLAPGHDVIESAKAQAGRNAGVPVLFEHRTGRMVRIS